In Phaseolus vulgaris cultivar G19833 chromosome 3, P. vulgaris v2.0, whole genome shotgun sequence, the sequence aaatggaaaatggTGAGTGATTGCCCTGTGCTAGGACaataattatgtttatttatattcCCATCCACTTCATGCAAAATCAAAATTTGTGTGAATCTTAGTTCCATGTAATGTCCTTTTACAAAGTTGTCTAACTATACAGATGGTAATTTTTAGTcccttaaaatatttaattacgtattgccattttttatttatttaacagtGTTacttattcataatattttacgATAACTTTTTCGTTTTTTCTTATGACTTCCATTTTTGTTAGTTTACAGTTTGTTTGTGGTTGAATGTGTTTTGCTTTTAGAGGGTACTAATCCATGTTAATTGaactcttcctttttttttaatgtaaagaTTTTGCAAGTGTTTTAGAAAAATCTGATCCATCCAAATTAATCCATAATTTTATTCGTTAGAATTTATGGGTTTTGTCTTTAATTGGGGTTTTGACGTTTTGTTCGTGGAACAAGAGGAAACTGATAATGCATGTCACAGAACACTACCATAAGAATTGAATATCAGTAGCACTGAAATATGTTTGAGTGATTAATTGTTTTAAGGAATGAAACTTGCTAATTTTTAGTACATTTATTAAGTTACTTGTAGAATAAGAAACAACTTATGATATTacattatattttgaattattaataAGGTTACTTAAATTGCCTAGTTCAAATTTTTCCATGATGCTACAAATGCACGTGTTTGATTATTGTGGACAttgttcttttaaaatttataagggGGATTCCATTATTTAGAAATCCTATATCGAATTATcaattatacaaaaaaatataataattattctaTTTAAAGTTTACACTTTTgctagtatatatatatatatatatatatatatatatattaacaaggTTACTTCTATTTTGTTTTGTGATTAATCAGAATTTAGAATAAAGtgattatataataatttttttattgatgagGGGAAAAAATCAAAAGAACAAGATAATCTAGAATGAATCCAAATTTATGTATATTACAATTCTAATAGTTTCCTCTCTTTTTGTTTATCCTATCCTCATTCATTTTTTAACTATAAGAATTACGGTCATTTGAAAATTTTGGAGGAATCATCATATTCATTTGTGATTTTGTTTCTATAGAAGGAAGTGttgatcatattttttaaagatagcATGAGATGAAAAGAGCACAAGCTTTTACCAATGGAGGAAGTGAATGTGGcaacaaattatttaaagtcATAGATTTTGACGAAGAATAAGTTCTTGATACCATATTGAAAAAGTTATGTTTAAGAGTTTTGAAAAGtaagaacaaaaataattttatatcttattaattaaataaattggatATGAAAATATTCTTATACAAAGTTAAAATGAATCACTAATTGAGTATTGGATGTTTTAATAAGTAATTAATGTCTCCAACGAAATGTTTGTTTCAACTGATTTGCTGTGCATGTAGATGGAATGTGGGATGTAAACACGCTTGGTTCAAGTCATGTGTGAGAAAAAGCAGACAAGTAAATGTGTGATTTTGTTGCCCGCTCACATGTAAATAAAGTAGAGAAAAATTAAGTATGTAATTGTGTAATTTCCATTTTGCATTATATTTATAGGGTAATCAATTACATGCGTCGTGTAATCaattatacatattattttagAGGATAATTGATTACACATCTCATTTTATAAGGTAATCGATTACATATTTTACATAATTGATTGTACATCTTATTTTATAAGGTAATCGATTACATACTTTATATAATCGATTACAcatcttattttataattttataggATAATTGACTACATAATGGATAATTGATTACCCATCCTATCTTAGAGGGGTAATAGATTCCATGCTTTGCGTAATCTATTAATAGAAAGTAAGgaacttaataatattttttttatgtatgttttattatatgttttattttattttaatgaaaatataaaattattctcattatataattataatattaaaaaactaataaaaaatattttttataattatcatttatatataatttttttcttaactttaatgtgcctttactatttttttaattatatttttatttttccattatcataaaaataattagtatacacaataattaattgatcctgatattataattaaaaaataaatttttgctCAAGTGCTCAATAGGCTGATAGAATAAATGAAGGCATGCATTGTCCACCCAACAAATTTGaacaagaaccaattaatttttgaaaatttaaaaagataatttattCTGAAACTGAAAATCTAGAattaaaaaacacatttaaaaaatatccaaaatagttttttgtattctgaaaataaaattttcaaaatagagttaaaaaatcaaaatctcatctcataaaaacaattttcaaataaaaaatacattctaattttttttctgaaaaataaaattgaaaaacatataaaaatacaaaaatagtgtggataaagaaatatttttggaattcttatttaaaaaatattttagatttggatttctataacatatttttaaattttgattttttttaatacatttttggattttgtattcagttttttatttttcataaaaatattttaacttttgaattgtattttttaaattccaaatttttaatttcaaaatagaagataattttagaaaatttgaaaaatataggGGTTCAGGTTGAAATTGATATATTGCACCTTGCCTTGCGATAAATGAATGAATAGGCCCACGAAGTTAAAAAGCCCATACATAGAGTTTATTTATTAAGCCATTCGTATTCTCTGTTTTTTGAATCAACGAAACCATTCTCCCAAAACCGGCGAAGGAAGTCGGTGACATCAAATTCGATCCCTAAAACGTGAAATCCGATGACTACCGCCGCTCGACCCACATGGGCACCTGCAAAAGGTGGCAACGAACAAGGTGGTACTCGAATCTTCGGTCCCTCACAGAAGTACTCTTCTCGGGACATCGCATCGCACACCACTCTCAAGCCTAGGTATGCTTTTATCTTTTCCTAATCTTCTTAAGTTTTCCCccaattttgttttcatattttgctTCCACACCAAATTGAACAAGAAGTAATCTTTTCAAGAAATTCATATTCTTAAATTTCAAGAAAGACAAAACAGAATGTTCAACTTTTTGGGACATGAAGTTAGGTCTTTTGAAATTATGTCAAAGGAGTTACAGTTTGCAATCGCGGATAAATCTCAAAGAAGACCAACAGTGGCAGTTTAATCATAGTGAGGATTAAAACCAATTTGCAGTGGGGAAGGAACAAAGGCAAATAGCACTGGTAAAGGAACAAAGCCTGATCGCAGAGGAAGAACATCGAAGAAGTTGATGTGGCGATGGGTGTCGTGAACGGAAAAAGGAGATGCGAAGAGAAGAATAACGAAAAGAAGGGAAGCCGTGAAACGTGATAACGGAGAACCTTATCCCTTTTCCCATTTCCAGAAGCCAAACATCAAAGAGAGGAGTTGTTTCATTTAAAAAAGAACCTGCAAGTAAACTTGCCATCACGGCCCTAAACTCGCTTGTTCGGGGCGAGCTCGTAAACTAATGCGATTTTACGAGTTAAATCTCGAGTTTGATATCCATGCTTGTACTGTTGTTTATACAGTATTTCTTCATACCTGGtgcttaaatttaaaattaaatcttGTTCCTGATGTATGATTGAAatgtttcattttctttttttccttgtaACTTTCTTTTGTTAAATGATCAAGAAGCTATCTTGCTCTATACTTGTGATTGATGTTGCACATTATCATGTCCCATTTTACTTGTAAAAATGGTATATTTTTTCCTCGCTAATAATTGTAATTCTACCTTTCCAGGAAAGATGGGCAGGACACACAGGATGAGTTAAAGAGAAGGAACCTGCGTGACGAACTGGAAGATCGGGAACGGAGGCATTTCTcatcaaaaaataaatcttaCGGTAAGGAAATTTATATTTGTGGGATTTGAATTGCATCAATTCTCTcagatgttttttttaattgctACTTGTAACTGTTCGATTCTATTCTATTCTCTGACAGATGACAGGGATCATGGAAAGGGTAGTCATCTGTTTTTGGAAGGTATTCTATCTACTAATTAGTTTACATTTACTAAAATACTTTTCACATAGCCTTCCTTCTCAAAAAGGAGGGGGGGAAATGATAAGGAAAGAAACCATAATTGTATTTTGTATTCAGTATTGTAGATTGTGATGGGTCTTTTCTTGACAGGATCAAAGAGAGAAATTGAAGACCACATTGTTCCTCGTAGTGTTGATGCAGATGATTCTGATGTTGAAGTCAAAAGTGATGACGAGAGGTTTGTAATTTAGCATGAACCTTTTGTTTAGAAGTATCCCATGTTTATTTAATGTATAGTTCGTATATACATGCAATTGATTTGTCtcaacattttataatatttaaatgcCAGTGCAGAAGTATTTATAGCAATAgaaatttatatttgtataGTATTACATCCATAAGAATATAATTAGCAAATGTACCCATGTATTAATTAGGTTTTACAAAACAAATAAGGTTTATTATTTGATGTAGGCAGCTTAAACTAGATAGACCGTTCATGTGCATGCATTAGCAGATGACAAGCGTGCTATATTTTTCAGCAATTCAGCGCTTTGGTATGTAATGGCATGAGATAGCGTGCAGCCCAGCATTTTTGCATTTTCTAGTCGTGCTGGATGACCCATTGTATGCAATTTGGTTTTGATGACACTGTATTTTCTTTAAGTTCGTTTTACTAACTTTCATTTGATTATTAATGATCTTTTTCCAGTTGGCGTTTTTGTGTTAGATTAGTTTTGCCAGTAAGTGTGGGAGTATGGTAATTGGTTTTGTAGAAAGATGCGAGATATTTGGGATGGAAACAAGTGGTTTAACATTATAGCTGTTCTCCCCTGTCTCTTTTGGAACtatctttttgtaatttttttggtatttgaaattaaatttcttACATGAAAGAAGTGTCTTCAGTTATTAGTAGTATTTTCTAATCTTTCCTTACATACTCAGTGATgacgatgatgatgatgaggatGACACTGAAGCATTGCTAGCCGAGCTTGAACAAATAAAGAAGGAAAGAGCAGAGGAAAAGCTACGCAAGGTCTTGTCTCTTTACTCTTCCTAGCTTTGTTCATGTGATGCCATTGAAGCTTTCTATATGGGGGATCTTGAACTGTTCTCTACACTGTATATCTTTCTAGTATAATTGTTACTTCACTTTGTTTGAAAGGAGGGTGGGTGTTCAGTTGGATCTACATGAAAAACAGTTAGTTGTCAGGCCTGAATAGGTTGTTGAGTTCATAACATCTCTCATTTTAACAACTTATACGGTGGTTGCTAAGTGGTTCCATGATGTTGCAAGTAAATGTAAATTGCCCTTgtgtacaaaaataaaaaaaatgcaaatgtCTCTGCAGGAGCGACAACAACAGGAGGAAGAGCTCAAAGTGAAGGAGGCAGAGCTTCTGCGTGGAAACCCACTGCTAAATAATCCAACTTCTTTCAATGTGAAAAGAAGGTTCGACACTAGATATTTCTCAAACTGCCTGCTAAAACAAAAAATGACGCTTTTTACTGTTAACCCTGTTGGTTTGCCGTGATCTAATTCTTTTGGGTTTtgtgtacttttttttttgtgtaggTGGGATGATGATGTGGtgttcaagaaccaagctcgcGGTGAAACCAAAATAGCTAAGCGATTCATCAATGATACCATCAGGAATGATTTCCATAGGAAATTCCTGCATAAATACATGAAGTAAGTCCTTGTGCCCAGAACTCGGTTGTTTGGACACAACAGAACTAGTTGATTTGCAGGTTGTATCTAAATGTATGATTCAACATTGATGGATATATTGTTTATCTTCAAACGTATTTCATCATGCTACTCGTAGTTGCTGCAACTTCATGTTTGTTAATGTTAGCTGGTTTAAAGAGTCAGACCATTAAATATTATGCAGTGAGGTCTCTCTTTCTCACCCTCTACAATTCGTTGTTGTGAATTCTATTCACTAGTTGGACCAACCACTTAATAATAGCATTGTACATGGACACAACCCTGCATATCTGTTATCGACACTGCTAGGAAAGTATGTCAGCCACTCGTTTGTTTGGCAGTTAATGTAATGTTTTAAGATTTTCCACTCGGACGGGTTCAAGCAACACATTTTATaaacaataaacaattatatatttcagTAGCTAATTGCGAAAATTTGTAAAGCCTATATGATTTCTGAGTGGTGTGGGTTTATGATCATCATCAACATGGGACCTCGAACTTAAATATACGGCCAGAGACATTATTACGGTTTATTATGTAAATTCTATTCTCTTTGATTTATTTGTGGCTTCAATTAATGTGTATGGCAAGATATTTAATATGTCCATGTTATTTGTGCTTTATATCATGCAATATCATGTGAGAAATAGTGAGATATAGCGAGAAATAGTGAGTTTGCGAGAAACTGAGATTTCTTGCGAGAAATTGGGAGTGCTTTATTTATATCATGCAATATCATGCGAGAAATAGTGAGATATCGCGAGAAAAAGTGAGTTTGCGAGAAACAGATTTCTTGCGAGAAAATGGGAGATCTTTCTCTCGTGAGAAATTGGGAAATCTCGTGAGAAATAGGGAGATGTGATCTTGCGAGAAATAGGGTGATCTCCTGAGAAAATGGGAGATCTCGTGAGAAATAGGAAGATCTTGCGAAAAATAGGAAGATCTCGCGAGAAATAGAAAGATATTGCGAGATCTCGCGAGAAATAGGAGATCTTGTGAGAAAATAGGAGATCTCGTGAGAAAAAGAGAGATCTCGCGAGAAATAGGGAGATCTTGCGAGAAATAGGGAGATCTCGCGAGAAAAAGCGAGATCTCGCGAGAAAATGGAAGATCTCGCGAGAAATAGGAAGATCTCGCGAGAAATAGAGAAATCTCGTGAGATCTTCCTAGAAATAGTGAGGTCTCGCGAGAAATGGGGAGATCTTCCTAGAAATAGGAATATCTCGCGAGAAAATTAGAGAAATTGAGAGATCTCACGAGAAAATGGGAGATCTCGCGAGAAATAGAGAGATCTTTCTAGAAAATCGGAGATCTCGTGAGAAATAGGAAGATCTTCTATTTCGCGAGAAATTGGGAGATCTCGTGAGATCTCGCTAGAAATAGGAAGATCTCGCGAGAAATAGGAAGATCTCGTGAGAAATTGGGAGATTTCGCGAGAAAATGAGAGAAATTGGGAGATCTCGCGAGAAATAGGGAGATCTCGTGGGATCTCGTGAGAAATTTGGGGATCTCGCGAGAAATAGAGAGATCTCGCTGGAAATAGGGAGATCTCGCGAGACATAGGGAGATCTCCCACGCGAGATCTCACGAGAAAATGGGAGATCTCGCGAGAAATGGGGAGATCTCGCTAGAAATAAGAAGATCTCGCGAGAAAATGAGAGAAATTGGGAGATCTCGCGAGAAAATGGGAGATCTTGCGAGAAATAGAGAGATCTTTCTAGAAAATCGGAGATCTCGTGAGAAATAGGAAGATCTCGCGAGAAGTAAATTGATCTCGCGAGATAACGTGGGAAATAGCGAGATAACGTGAGAAATAGCGAGATATCGCGAAAAATAGGGAGGAGTGTGTTTGTTTTCATGGGGAGGGGTGGAGGTGTTTtcttgtgtttgtttcaaggGTTCTGAGGGTGGGAGAGTGAATGGGAGAAAAGGTGAgtgatttttttcattcttcacaAAATAAAGAGATTTGTGGAGATTAATGTAGGATGGTTgttttttaccaaaatatcATTCGACATGCATTTTTTTgcaatatcaaaattaaatattacttaaattatttataatttaaaaaatatttaattatacttatTAAGAATAacatacaaatataaataatgaaaataaaaaaataataatattaacaaaatatatatagttatataaaataataaatgaatataataatacatattattttcatatattttaatatatttaataattttttttcaatttaacacaaaaatattttttattatattatttatttttttattataatataaataattatgaatattatatattaaaaaatttaattaattcaaattacacaaaaaaaatcataattaattattcaaatattttttaataacaaagacaaatttgtaaacttaaaaaaaatcatcattacAAATTTACTCTATCATTCTTCTACCAAAATAATCTCATACATTTTCTCTAATTCTTCCAAATTCACTCTCTCCCTGCTCACGAACAATTTAAACAGGTCCTTAGTTCAtgttattttctctttctttatgACATACTGTAGAttggaatttaaaatttaaccaACATTTATTGAATTGAATTATTTAATtgatatattttgaaaagtgATGTTACTAAATTTATTTCTagtatttgtttttgtttaattgAAATGTacatttaatatgattttattacACCTTTgttaatttgtataaaaaaaactttcaaaattaaGGGATTGAAATGTATTTAagggattgaatttttttttaatgtttttccTCTTCGACTCGAATATGTGAGAATATagttaaatatcaaaattaaactCTAAATACTAAATGAAATGTTGaggttaaaatatttattaaaggtATTCTTCTAAAAATTACgtgatgaaaaaaaatcacattttatatatgaatatagaacaagaaagaaataaataaaaaactaatacaaaacaacctatttacataaaaaaaaaatgactaaTAAAAAGGGACCAATGCTTCTCGCATGAAGCAAAAGTTCCTAAATCAAACGTTAGCAAATAATGTGAAATATCAATTTGTCTCTTCCTAACCAATACGAAAAGAATAACcgtacaaatatttattttttgttatacgtgtagtatctaatttatttatattagatttaatttttaaatttaacgtTAATATATAATGTAGGATTAATATGTTAGTATTAATAATGATTTGTGAAAGCTAAGTTGTGCACAACAAATTATCTTAAGTGCAAGGAAAAAGTATAAAGTGCTAAGCGGATTTAAGTCGAGAACATATATACtccattttaaaaactcaatTGTCAAGTAAAGCCCAATGTTAAACTTATTTAAATCACcaactatttatttaattgtttaaactttaattttttcattaattaacaTCTATTTTagtcaacaataataaaatttggaAATTGTAACCatgttacatttttattaagatcttctaacctaaaggtctattaaaaaataagattatatTTTCTTACTTGATTAGAAGTAGGTGTAATTACAAAAAGTACAAAGTCCTAAAGATAATCGTGGTAGCATAACAACACAAATTTGGATAAAAGATTCAAACATACCACTGAACTTTAACTTAAGAGAGACCAATCTTAAAGTCTTGAGACTCAAGGCGAAATCTTAGAGATATTGAGAAAAATAGAGGGAAAAGGGTTGTGTGTGTGAGCAGCGGGGTTAGATTACCCCAACtacaaataaaaattgtaacGAATTCTTCCATTTTCCATGTTGAATCGCCAAACTTAACGTCCCACAACACCTTCATCATCAACATGGTCTTTTCTCTGAGTTGTTTACTCTTATGATCTTTAAAGCTAACTAGTTTAGcctaaaaaatattcttaactTACACATTATCTATCTTCAACACATGGTTGGGTTAGGTATGTACTTTATAAACTAAGGCACATGAAATACATTATGTAAGTTTGCTAAATTAGGAGGTAGATGATCTCATGAGCCactcaatttaattttttaaaaatatgataaggTTCGATGAATATAAGAAACAATTTTCTTGATCTAATAGCTCTTCCAACACCtttggtactttaaacatggtcTCAAGTTGTAAAATCCAAATACTTTTTCCTATGATTTACATATGATTTTTACCTACTCTAAGGAACTCTTATCCTTTCCTCAATTTGCTTCACCTTCTCAGTAGTCTATTAGATTAACTCTCGTCCAACCAAGACTATCTATTCCTTCTAATATCAATACAAATGGGTATTACAGTTCATC encodes:
- the LOC137808069 gene encoding uncharacterized protein; translated protein: MTTAARPTWAPAKGGNEQGGTRIFGPSQKYSSRDIASHTTLKPRKDGQDTQDELKRRNLRDELEDRERRHFSSKNKSYDDRDHGKGSHLFLEGSKREIEDHIVPRSVDADDSDVEVKSDDESDDDDDDEDDTEALLAELEQIKKERAEEKLRKERQQQEEELKVKEAELLRGNPLLNNPTSFNVKRRWDDDVVFKNQARGETKIAKRFINDTIRNDFHRKFLHKYMK